The Streptomyces sp. SS1-1 genome has a segment encoding these proteins:
- the hrpA gene encoding ATP-dependent RNA helicase HrpA: MSTHPAPALGALAPRLTELSLRDAQRLGRRLEGARKIRKPEARAAVLAEIEAEIAKGEERVAARRARVPAVSYPQQLPVSQKKDEIAAAIRDHQVVIVAGETGSGKTTQIPKICLELGRGVRGMIGHTQPRRIAARTVAERVAEELDTPLGEAVGWKVRFTDQVNPEGTFVKLMTDGILLAEIQTDRELRAYDTIIIDEAHERSLNIDFLLGYLAQLLPKRPDLKVVITSATIDPERFSRHFGDAPIVEVSGRTYPVEVRYRPLLEEDSEDADRDQITAITDAVEELMGEGKGDILVFLSGEREIRDTADALEKKKYRFTEVLPLYARLSHAEQHRVFQPHTGRRIVLATNVAETSLTVPGIKYVIDPGFARISRYSHRTKVQRLPIEPISQASANQRKGRCGRTSDGVCIRLYSEDDFLARPEFTDAEILRTNLASVILQMTAAGLGDIEKFPFIDPPDHRNIRDGVQLLQELGALDPAQKDPRKRLTETGRKLAQLPVDPRLARMVLEADRNGCVREVMVIAAALSIQDPRERPADKQAQADQQHARFKDETSDFLAYLNLWRYIREQQRERGSSSFRRMCKQEYLNFLRIREWQDIYTQLRTVAKQMGIHLSEDDAPADRIHVSLLAGLLSHIGMKDVKESKDSAPGARKDGGRNEYLGARNAKFAIFPGSALFRKPPRFVMSAELVETSRLWARVNAKIEPEWVEPLAGHLLKRTYSEPHWEKDQAAVMAYEKVTLYGVPIVAQRKVNYGRIDPEVSRELFIRNALVEGDWRTHHKFFADNRRLLSEVEELEHRARRRDIVVDDETLFDFYDEKVPEHVVSGAHFDSWWKRKRQEQPDFLDFEREMLIRESAEAVTKADYPDSWRQGQLKFRVTYQFEPGADADGVTVHIPLQVLNQVTAEGFDWQIPGLREELVTELIRSLPKPIRRNYVPAPNFAKRFLDTAVPGQEPLTVTMARELKRMVGVPFTADDFDWAKVPEHLRITFRIVDERRRKLAEDKDLEALQLRLKPKARKALSQAAAATASRQGGESLERSGLADWTIGSLTRVFETRRAGQPVKAYPALVDDGDTVSVRLFDTEAEQQQAMWKGTRRLILRNIPVNPAKFASEKLTNAQKLGLSANPHGSIQALFDDCAMAAADKLIGDFGGPAWDEESYRKLYDKVRAEIVDTTVRAVGQVQQVLAAWQAAERRLKGVRSPALLPNLADVRAQLDALVKPGFVTEAGLRRLPDLMRYLIAVDRRLQQMPTNVQRDTTRMEKVHEMRDEYAWLLEQMPQGRPVPQAVLDVRWMLEELRVSYFAHALGTAYPISDKRIVKAIDALAP, translated from the coding sequence TGTGCGCGGCATGATCGGGCACACGCAGCCCCGCCGGATCGCCGCGCGCACGGTCGCCGAGCGGGTGGCGGAGGAGCTGGACACCCCGCTGGGCGAGGCGGTCGGCTGGAAGGTGCGGTTCACCGACCAGGTGAACCCGGAGGGCACCTTCGTCAAGCTGATGACGGACGGCATCCTGCTCGCCGAGATCCAGACGGACCGCGAGCTGCGCGCCTACGACACGATCATCATCGACGAGGCCCACGAGCGGTCCCTCAACATCGACTTCCTGCTGGGGTATCTCGCCCAGCTGCTGCCGAAGCGGCCGGACCTCAAGGTCGTCATCACGTCGGCGACCATCGACCCGGAGCGGTTCTCGCGGCATTTCGGCGACGCCCCGATCGTCGAGGTCAGCGGCCGTACGTACCCGGTGGAGGTGCGGTACCGGCCGTTGCTGGAGGAGGACTCCGAGGACGCGGACCGCGATCAGATCACGGCGATCACGGACGCGGTCGAGGAGCTGATGGGCGAGGGGAAGGGCGACATCCTCGTCTTCCTCTCCGGTGAGCGGGAGATCCGGGACACCGCGGACGCGCTGGAGAAGAAGAAATACCGCTTCACCGAGGTGCTGCCGCTGTACGCGCGGCTCTCGCACGCCGAGCAGCACCGGGTGTTCCAGCCGCACACCGGGCGCAGGATCGTTCTGGCGACCAATGTCGCCGAGACGTCGCTGACGGTTCCGGGCATCAAGTACGTCATCGATCCCGGCTTCGCCCGGATCAGCCGGTACAGCCACCGCACCAAGGTGCAGCGGCTGCCGATCGAGCCGATCTCGCAGGCCAGCGCCAATCAGCGCAAGGGCCGCTGCGGCCGTACGTCCGACGGTGTGTGCATCCGGCTGTACTCCGAGGACGACTTCCTGGCCCGGCCGGAGTTCACGGACGCGGAGATCCTGCGCACCAACCTGGCGTCCGTCATCCTGCAGATGACCGCGGCGGGCCTCGGCGACATCGAGAAGTTCCCGTTCATCGACCCGCCGGACCACCGCAACATCCGCGACGGCGTCCAGCTCCTGCAGGAGCTGGGGGCGTTGGACCCGGCGCAGAAGGACCCCCGCAAGCGGCTCACGGAGACGGGCCGCAAGCTCGCCCAGCTCCCGGTGGACCCGCGGCTGGCCCGGATGGTCCTGGAGGCCGACCGCAACGGCTGTGTCCGGGAGGTCATGGTCATAGCGGCGGCGCTGTCCATCCAGGACCCGCGCGAGCGCCCGGCGGACAAGCAGGCGCAGGCCGACCAGCAGCACGCCCGGTTCAAGGACGAGACGAGCGACTTCCTCGCCTATCTGAACCTGTGGCGCTACATCCGTGAGCAGCAGCGGGAGCGCGGCTCGTCGTCGTTCCGCCGGATGTGCAAGCAGGAGTACCTGAACTTCCTGCGGATCCGTGAGTGGCAGGACATCTACACGCAGCTGCGGACCGTGGCGAAGCAGATGGGCATCCATCTGAGCGAGGACGACGCGCCGGCGGACCGTATCCACGTCTCCCTCCTGGCCGGTCTGCTCTCCCACATCGGGATGAAGGACGTGAAGGAGTCCAAGGACTCCGCTCCGGGGGCGCGCAAGGACGGCGGGCGCAACGAGTATCTGGGCGCCCGCAACGCCAAGTTCGCGATCTTCCCCGGCTCCGCGCTGTTCCGGAAGCCGCCGCGGTTCGTGATGTCGGCCGAGCTGGTGGAGACGTCCCGGCTGTGGGCGCGGGTCAACGCGAAGATCGAGCCGGAGTGGGTGGAGCCGCTCGCCGGGCACCTGCTGAAGCGCACGTACAGCGAACCGCACTGGGAGAAGGACCAGGCGGCCGTGATGGCGTACGAGAAGGTCACGCTGTACGGCGTCCCGATCGTGGCGCAGCGCAAGGTGAACTACGGCCGGATCGACCCGGAGGTCAGCCGGGAGCTGTTCATCCGCAACGCGCTGGTGGAGGGCGACTGGCGTACGCACCACAAGTTCTTCGCCGACAACCGCCGGCTGCTCAGCGAGGTCGAGGAGCTGGAGCACCGCGCCCGGCGCCGGGACATCGTCGTCGACGACGAGACGCTGTTCGACTTCTACGACGAGAAGGTCCCCGAGCACGTCGTGTCGGGGGCGCACTTCGACTCGTGGTGGAAGCGCAAGCGGCAGGAGCAGCCCGACTTCCTGGACTTCGAGCGGGAGATGCTCATCCGGGAGTCGGCGGAGGCGGTCACGAAGGCCGACTATCCGGACTCGTGGCGGCAGGGGCAGCTGAAGTTCCGGGTGACCTACCAGTTCGAGCCGGGCGCGGACGCGGACGGTGTGACCGTCCACATCCCGCTGCAGGTGCTGAACCAGGTCACCGCGGAGGGCTTCGACTGGCAGATCCCGGGTCTGCGCGAGGAGTTGGTGACGGAGCTGATCCGTTCCCTGCCGAAGCCGATCCGCCGCAACTACGTGCCGGCGCCGAACTTCGCGAAGCGGTTCCTGGACACGGCGGTCCCCGGGCAGGAACCGCTGACGGTGACGATGGCCCGCGAGCTGAAGCGGATGGTCGGGGTGCCGTTCACCGCGGACGACTTCGACTGGGCGAAGGTGCCCGAGCATCTGCGGATCACGTTCCGCATCGTCGACGAGCGGCGCCGCAAGCTGGCCGAGGACAAGGACCTGGAGGCGCTGCAGCTGCGCCTGAAGCCGAAGGCGCGCAAGGCGCTCTCGCAGGCCGCCGCGGCGACCGCGTCCCGGCAGGGCGGGGAGTCGCTGGAGCGTTCGGGTCTGGCGGACTGGACGATCGGCTCGCTCACCCGGGTCTTCGAGACGCGGCGGGCCGGGCAGCCGGTGAAGGCGTACCCGGCGCTCGTGGACGACGGCGACACGGTCTCCGTGCGGTTGTTCGACACGGAGGCGGAGCAGCAGCAGGCGATGTGGAAGGGCACCCGGCGGCTGATCCTGCGCAACATCCCGGTCAACCCGGCGAAGTTCGCGAGCGAAAAGCTGACGAACGCTCAGAAGCTGGGTCTGTCGGCGAATCCGCACGGCTCGATCCAGGCGCTGTTCGACGACTGCGCCATGGCGGCGGCGGACAAGCTGATCGGTGACTTCGGCGGCCCCGCGTGGGACGAGGAGTCGTACCGGAAGCTGTACGACAAGGTGCGCGCGGAGATCGTGGACACGACGGTCCGCGCGGTGGGGCAGGTGCAGCAGGTGCTGGCCGCCTGGCAGGCCGCCGAGCGGCGGCTGAAGGGCGTGCGCAGCCCGGCCCTGCTGCCGAACCTCGCGGATGTGCGGGCCCAGCTCGACGCCCTCGTGAAGCCCGGTTTCGTGACCGAGGCGGGGCTGCGCCGGCTGCCCGACCTGATGCGCTATCTGATCGCGGTGGACCGCCGGCTGCAGCAGATGCCGACGAACGTTCAGCGCGACACGACGCGCATGGAGAAGGTCCACGAGATGCGGGACGAGTACGCCTGGCTGCTGGAGCAGATGCCGCAGGGCCGCCCGGTGCCGCAGGCGGTGCTGGACGTCCGCTGGATGCTGGAGGAGCTGCGGGTCAGCTATTTCGCGCACGCGCTGGGGACGGCGTATCCGATCTCCGACAAGCGGATCGTGAAGGCGATCGACGCGCTGGCGCCGTGA
- a CDS encoding DUF6274 family protein encodes MAASTRHETRALLRAHLSAASSYRHLTRHCPICHRLLRLALDSGPGTPAAPGALRDSGASDTPGTPRPAADEVTPEETPSPA; translated from the coding sequence ATGGCGGCATCGACCAGGCACGAGACGCGGGCTCTCCTCCGCGCGCACCTGTCGGCCGCCTCCTCCTACCGACATCTGACCCGGCACTGTCCGATCTGCCACCGGCTGCTGCGGCTGGCCCTCGACAGCGGACCGGGCACTCCCGCCGCCCCCGGCGCCCTCCGTGACTCCGGGGCGTCCGACACGCCGGGCACCCCCCGGCCGGCCGCGGACGAGGTGACGCCGGAGGAGACGCCGTCCCCGGCCTGA
- the bldC gene encoding developmental transcriptional regulator BldC — translation MTARTPDAEPLLTPAEVATMFRVDPKTVTRWAKAGKLTSIRTLGGHRRYREAEVRALLAGIPQQRSEA, via the coding sequence ATGACCGCTCGCACCCCTGATGCCGAGCCGCTGCTGACCCCGGCTGAGGTCGCCACGATGTTCCGCGTCGACCCCAAGACGGTCACGCGGTGGGCGAAGGCCGGGAAGCTCACTTCCATCCGTACGCTCGGCGGACACCGCCGCTACCGCGAGGCTGAGGTCCGCGCTCTGCTCGCGGGCATTCCGCAGCAGCGCAGCGAGGCCTGA
- a CDS encoding Leu/Phe/Val dehydrogenase, producing the protein MTDVTHGVLHTLFHSDQGGHEQVVLCQDRASGLKAVIAIHSTALGPALGGTRFYPYATEEEAVADALNLARGMSYKNAMAGLDHGGGKAVIIGDPARIKTEELLLAYGRFVASLGGRYVTACDVGTYVADMDVVARENRWTTGRSPENGGAGDSSVLTAFGVYQGMRASAQHRWGDPSLRDRTVGIAGVGKVGHILVEHLVAEGAKVVITDVREDAVGRIVAAHPGSVTAVADTATLIRVEGLDIYAPCALGGALNDDTVPVLTAGIVCGAANNQLAHPGVEKDLADRGILYAPDYVVNAGGVIQVADELHGFDFDRCKVKAAKIFDTTLAIFARAKADGIPPAAAADRIAEQRIAEGREARAGR; encoded by the coding sequence GTGACCGACGTAACACACGGCGTCCTGCACACCCTGTTCCACTCGGACCAGGGGGGTCATGAGCAAGTTGTGCTCTGTCAGGACCGCGCCAGCGGCCTCAAGGCCGTCATCGCCATCCACTCCACCGCCCTGGGCCCCGCCCTCGGCGGTACGCGCTTCTACCCGTACGCGACCGAGGAGGAGGCCGTCGCCGACGCCCTGAACCTCGCGCGCGGGATGTCGTACAAGAACGCCATGGCCGGGCTCGACCACGGCGGCGGGAAGGCCGTGATCATCGGTGATCCGGCCCGGATCAAGACGGAGGAGCTGCTGCTGGCCTACGGCCGGTTCGTGGCCTCCCTGGGCGGCCGCTACGTCACCGCGTGCGACGTCGGCACGTATGTGGCCGACATGGACGTGGTGGCGCGCGAGAACCGCTGGACGACCGGGCGCTCCCCGGAGAACGGCGGCGCCGGCGACTCCTCGGTGCTCACGGCCTTCGGCGTCTACCAGGGCATGCGCGCCTCCGCGCAGCACCGCTGGGGCGACCCGTCGCTGCGGGACCGCACGGTCGGGATCGCGGGCGTCGGCAAGGTCGGGCACATCCTGGTCGAGCACCTGGTGGCCGAGGGCGCCAAGGTCGTGATCACGGACGTGCGCGAGGACGCCGTCGGACGGATCGTCGCGGCCCACCCGGGCTCCGTGACGGCCGTCGCCGACACCGCGACCCTGATCCGGGTCGAGGGCCTCGACATCTACGCGCCCTGCGCGCTCGGCGGGGCCCTGAACGACGACACCGTGCCGGTGCTGACCGCGGGGATCGTGTGCGGCGCCGCCAACAACCAGCTCGCCCATCCGGGTGTCGAGAAGGACCTCGCCGACCGCGGGATCCTCTACGCGCCCGACTACGTGGTGAACGCCGGCGGGGTCATCCAGGTCGCCGACGAGCTGCACGGGTTCGACTTCGACCGGTGCAAGGTGAAGGCGGCGAAGATCTTCGACACCACGCTGGCGATATTCGCACGTGCGAAGGCCGACGGGATTCCGCCGGCCGCCGCGGCCGACCGGATCGCCGAGCAGCGGATCGCGGAGGGGCGCGAGGCCCGCGCGGGCCGCTGA
- a CDS encoding DUF3073 domain-containing protein, translated as MGRGRAKAKQTKVARQLKYNSGGTDLSRLASELGASTSSQPPNGEPFEDDEDDEDDLYSRYADLYEDDDEDEDDGPSSQHRRGA; from the coding sequence ATGGGGCGCGGCCGGGCCAAGGCCAAGCAGACGAAGGTCGCCCGCCAGCTGAAGTACAACAGCGGTGGGACGGACCTTTCACGTCTGGCCAGTGAACTGGGCGCATCGACTTCGAGCCAGCCGCCGAACGGCGAGCCGTTCGAGGACGATGAGGATGACGAGGACGATCTCTACTCTCGATACGCCGACCTCTATGAGGACGACGACGAGGACGAAGACGACGGTCCCTCTTCACAACACCGTCGCGGCGCTTGA
- the purM gene encoding phosphoribosylformylglycinamidine cyclo-ligase, with product MSDQSPPATGTSGASYAAAGVDIEAGDRAVELMKEWVKKAQRPEVLGGLGGFAGLFDASALKRYERPLLASATDGVGTKVDIARQMGVYDTIGHDLVAMVMDDIVVCGAEPLFMTDYICVGKVHPERVASIVKGIAEGCVLAGCALVGGETAEHPGLLGEHDFDVAGAGTGVVEADRLLGADRIRKGDAVIAMAASGLHSNGYSLVRHVLLNQAGLALDARIEEFGRTLGEELLEPTKIYSLDCLALTRTTEVHAFSHITGGGLAANLARVIPDTLHALVDRSTWTPAPVFDLVGRTGRVERLELEKTLNMGVGMMAIVPAESVDAALATLDDRGVDAWVTGEITDRGEHTTGAELVGDYAV from the coding sequence GTGTCAGATCAGTCGCCTCCGGCGACGGGCACCAGCGGTGCCTCCTACGCGGCGGCGGGCGTCGACATCGAGGCGGGTGACCGCGCGGTCGAGCTGATGAAGGAGTGGGTGAAGAAGGCCCAGCGCCCCGAGGTCCTCGGCGGCCTCGGCGGCTTCGCCGGACTCTTCGACGCCTCCGCCCTCAAGCGGTACGAGCGTCCCCTCCTCGCGTCCGCCACGGACGGCGTCGGCACCAAGGTCGACATCGCGCGCCAGATGGGCGTCTACGACACGATCGGGCACGACCTGGTCGCCATGGTCATGGACGACATCGTGGTGTGCGGTGCCGAGCCGCTGTTCATGACCGACTACATCTGCGTCGGCAAGGTCCACCCCGAGCGGGTCGCCTCGATCGTCAAGGGCATCGCCGAGGGCTGTGTGCTCGCCGGCTGCGCCCTGGTCGGTGGTGAGACGGCCGAGCACCCGGGCCTGCTGGGCGAGCACGACTTCGACGTCGCCGGCGCCGGCACGGGCGTCGTGGAGGCCGACCGGCTGCTCGGCGCGGATCGCATCCGTAAGGGTGACGCCGTGATCGCCATGGCGGCCTCCGGCCTTCACTCGAACGGGTACTCGCTGGTGCGGCACGTCCTGCTGAACCAGGCCGGTCTCGCGCTGGACGCCCGGATCGAGGAGTTCGGCCGCACGCTCGGCGAGGAGCTGCTGGAGCCCACGAAGATCTACTCGCTGGACTGCCTGGCGCTGACCCGGACGACCGAGGTGCACGCCTTCAGCCACATCACCGGTGGCGGTCTGGCCGCCAACCTGGCCCGGGTGATCCCCGACACACTCCACGCGCTCGTCGACCGGTCCACCTGGACCCCGGCTCCCGTCTTCGACCTCGTCGGCAGGACCGGACGGGTCGAGCGCCTGGAGCTGGAGAAGACGCTGAACATGGGCGTCGGCATGATGGCGATCGTGCCGGCGGAGTCGGTCGACGCGGCTCTGGCCACGCTGGACGACCGCGGCGTCGACGCCTGGGTGACCGGCGAGATCACGGACCGCGGCGAGCACACGACCGGCGCGGAGCTGGTCGGCGACTACGCGGTCTGA
- the purF gene encoding amidophosphoribosyltransferase, with protein MPRGDGRLNHDLLPGEKGPQDACGVFGVWAPGEEVAKLTYFGLYALQHRGQESAGIAVSNGSQILVFKDMGLVSQVFDETSLGSLQGHIAVGHARYSTTGASVWENAQPTFRATGHGSIALGHNGNLVNTAQLAEMVADLPKQEGGRSPRVAATNDTDLLTALLAAQVDDDGKPLTIEEAAHEVLPQVQGAFSLVFMDEHTLYAARDPQGIRPLVLGRLERGWVAASESAALDIVGASYVREIEPGEFVAIDENGLRSSRFAEAKPKGCVFEYVYLARPDTDIAGRNVYLSRVEMGRKLAKEAPVEADLVIATPESGTPAAIGYAEASGIPFGAGLVKNAYVGRTFIQPSQTIRQLGIRLKLNPLKEVIKGKRLVVVDDSIVRGNTQRALVRMLREAGAAEVHIRISSPPVKWPCFFGIDFATRAELIANGMTIEEIGTSLGADSLSYISIDGMIEATTIAKPNLCRACFDGEYPMDLPDPELLGKQLLETELAAGTAATAAADAIRRP; from the coding sequence GTGCCACGTGGTGACGGTCGACTCAATCACGATCTGCTCCCCGGCGAGAAAGGCCCCCAGGACGCGTGTGGCGTCTTCGGTGTCTGGGCTCCGGGCGAAGAGGTCGCAAAGCTCACGTACTTCGGGCTCTACGCCCTCCAGCATCGGGGCCAGGAATCCGCGGGAATCGCGGTCAGCAACGGCTCCCAGATCCTCGTCTTCAAGGACATGGGCCTCGTGTCCCAGGTCTTCGACGAGACCTCGCTCGGTTCGCTCCAGGGTCACATCGCGGTCGGACACGCCCGCTACTCGACCACCGGCGCCTCCGTGTGGGAGAACGCCCAGCCGACGTTCCGTGCCACCGGGCACGGCTCCATCGCGCTCGGCCACAACGGCAACCTCGTCAACACCGCCCAGCTCGCCGAGATGGTCGCCGACCTGCCCAAGCAGGAGGGCGGCCGGTCCCCGCGCGTCGCGGCGACCAACGACACCGACCTGCTGACCGCGCTGCTCGCGGCCCAGGTCGACGACGACGGCAAGCCGCTCACCATCGAGGAGGCGGCCCACGAGGTCCTTCCGCAGGTGCAGGGCGCCTTCAGCCTCGTCTTCATGGACGAGCACACCCTCTACGCCGCCCGCGACCCGCAGGGCATCCGCCCGCTGGTCCTCGGCCGGCTCGAGCGCGGCTGGGTCGCCGCCTCCGAGAGCGCGGCCCTCGACATCGTCGGCGCCAGCTACGTCCGCGAGATTGAGCCGGGCGAGTTCGTCGCCATCGACGAGAACGGCCTGCGCAGCTCCCGATTCGCGGAAGCGAAGCCCAAGGGCTGTGTCTTCGAGTACGTGTACCTGGCCCGCCCCGACACCGACATCGCCGGCCGCAACGTGTACCTCTCCCGCGTGGAGATGGGCCGCAAGCTGGCGAAGGAGGCCCCGGTCGAGGCCGACCTCGTCATAGCGACCCCGGAGTCGGGCACCCCGGCCGCCATCGGGTACGCGGAGGCGAGCGGCATCCCGTTCGGCGCCGGCCTGGTGAAGAACGCCTACGTCGGCCGGACCTTCATCCAGCCCTCGCAGACCATCCGCCAGCTCGGCATCCGCCTGAAGCTGAACCCGCTCAAGGAAGTCATCAAGGGCAAGCGCCTGGTCGTCGTCGACGACTCGATCGTGCGCGGCAACACCCAGCGCGCCCTGGTCCGCATGCTCCGCGAGGCCGGCGCCGCCGAGGTCCACATCCGGATCTCCTCGCCGCCGGTGAAGTGGCCGTGCTTCTTCGGCATCGACTTCGCCACCCGCGCCGAGCTCATCGCCAACGGCATGACGATCGAGGAGATCGGCACCTCGCTGGGCGCCGACTCCCTGTCGTACATCTCCATCGACGGCATGATCGAGGCGACCACCATCGCCAAGCCGAACCTGTGCCGCGCCTGCTTCGACGGCGAGTACCCGATGGACCTCCCGGACCCGGAGCTGCTCGGCAAGCAGCTCCTGGAGACCGAGCTCGCGGCCGGTACGGCCGCCACGGCTGCCGCCGACGCGATCCGTCGCCCGTAA
- a CDS encoding META domain-containing protein — translation MDTLGTPGTRQRRLPALAALTLIPLAAACGSEDAGSSSVGAGARASLSDARWAVDQVTVDGRKKAAPDGAWLRISGDGKVEGNLGCNAFGARADFADGHVSFDGIQSTEMACDGVPAGFEQTLARTLADGDLTTGKDGDKLTLTTKDGDRVALTRSEAAPLKGTEWTVTSPDADGRAHLTFDPKTGQVGGSLGCNRVKATATVRDGSITLGTASTTRMMCDTSLMTAEKKLLGLFDSTVKYRVDGQTLTLTSENGETVRATAGK, via the coding sequence ATGGACACTCTCGGCACACCCGGTACGCGGCAGCGGCGACTGCCCGCCCTCGCCGCCCTCACCCTCATCCCGCTCGCCGCGGCCTGCGGCAGTGAGGACGCGGGCAGCTCATCCGTCGGCGCCGGGGCGCGGGCGTCCCTCTCCGACGCCCGATGGGCCGTCGACCAGGTGACCGTGGACGGCCGGAAGAAGGCGGCCCCCGACGGCGCCTGGCTGCGGATCTCCGGCGACGGGAAGGTCGAGGGGAACCTCGGCTGCAACGCCTTCGGCGCCCGCGCCGACTTCGCCGACGGACACGTCTCCTTCGACGGCATCCAGTCGACGGAGATGGCCTGCGACGGCGTCCCCGCCGGCTTCGAGCAGACCCTCGCCCGCACCCTCGCCGACGGCGACCTGACCACCGGGAAGGACGGCGACAAGCTCACCCTCACCACGAAGGACGGCGACCGCGTGGCGCTCACCCGGAGCGAGGCGGCCCCGCTCAAGGGCACCGAGTGGACCGTCACCAGCCCGGACGCCGACGGCCGGGCCCACCTCACCTTCGACCCGAAGACCGGCCAGGTCGGCGGAAGCCTCGGCTGCAACCGCGTGAAGGCCACCGCGACGGTCCGCGACGGCAGTATCACGCTCGGCACGGCGTCCACCACCCGAATGATGTGCGACACCTCACTCATGACAGCGGAGAAGAAGCTCCTGGGGCTCTTCGACAGCACCGTGAAATACCGCGTCGACGGCCAGACCCTCACGCTGACCAGCGAAAACGGCGAGACCGTCCGCGCGACCGCCGGCAAGTGA
- a CDS encoding peptidase E has protein sequence MTPGPRRRLALLGGGFSTDDDGVLDDWVLGLVDAARPKVCFVPTASGDAPGYVDRFLDAFASRPVDTGVLPLFRRTLDDEALRSFLLGRDVVYVGGGNTANLLAVWRAHGVDRLLREAYDRGVLLCGISAGANCWAEGSHTDSFGPLTHLADGLGLLPGSVCPHYDGEPGRRPSYRAAVAGGALPPGWAVEDGVGALFTEGRLTEAVTRVPGAGLYRVEPAGEGGATEHAVPCSPLPGGPVSP, from the coding sequence GTGACGCCCGGCCCGCGACGCCGTCTGGCCCTCCTCGGGGGCGGGTTCTCCACCGACGACGACGGCGTGCTGGACGACTGGGTGCTCGGCCTGGTGGACGCGGCCCGGCCCAAGGTCTGCTTCGTGCCGACGGCCAGCGGCGACGCGCCCGGCTACGTCGACCGCTTCCTCGACGCGTTCGCGTCCCGTCCGGTCGACACCGGGGTGCTGCCCCTGTTCCGACGCACACTCGACGACGAGGCCCTGCGGTCCTTCCTGCTGGGCCGGGACGTCGTGTATGTCGGCGGGGGCAACACCGCGAACCTGCTGGCCGTCTGGCGCGCGCACGGCGTGGACCGGCTGCTGCGCGAGGCGTACGACCGGGGCGTCCTGCTGTGCGGCATCAGCGCCGGTGCCAACTGCTGGGCCGAGGGCTCCCACACCGACTCCTTCGGGCCGCTGACGCACCTGGCCGACGGGCTGGGGCTGCTACCCGGCTCGGTGTGCCCCCACTACGACGGTGAGCCGGGACGGCGGCCCTCCTACCGGGCGGCGGTGGCGGGCGGGGCGCTGCCGCCGGGCTGGGCGGTGGAGGACGGGGTCGGCGCCCTGTTCACGGAGGGCCGGCTGACGGAGGCGGTGACGCGGGTGCCCGGGGCCGGGCTGTACCGGGTGGAGCCGGCCGGGGAGGGCGGGGCCACCGAGCACGCCGTGCCCTGTAGCCCGCTCCCCGGGGGCCCGGTCAGCCCATGA
- a CDS encoding maleylpyruvate isomerase family mycothiol-dependent enzyme, translating into MPPAKKRARTYDPVKIRTAVLAQFGHVRQAVRGLTAEQLALPTRLDAWTVRDLAAHVTMAVETVSRNLDRDEPAKATLTLLDWPSATAARAADIADGTRELAAAHPDLDALYARTEERITERLAAAPGDRLLDTRTGVLSLADYLVTRTVELVVHTDDLNAAVPGLDIPYERQALAACTRLLADALAVKAPGGSTEVRVPPYAVVQCVEGPRHTRGTPPNVVETDPLTWIRLATGRLTWRDALAEAKVSASGERADLGALLPLMG; encoded by the coding sequence ATGCCCCCGGCCAAGAAGCGCGCGCGCACCTACGACCCCGTCAAGATCCGCACCGCCGTGCTCGCCCAGTTCGGGCACGTCCGGCAGGCCGTCCGCGGGCTCACCGCCGAGCAGCTCGCCCTGCCGACCCGCCTGGACGCCTGGACCGTACGGGACCTGGCCGCCCACGTGACCATGGCCGTGGAGACCGTCAGCCGCAACCTCGACCGGGACGAGCCGGCGAAGGCCACGCTCACCCTCCTCGACTGGCCGTCGGCCACCGCCGCCCGCGCCGCGGACATCGCCGACGGCACCCGTGAGCTGGCCGCCGCCCACCCCGACCTCGACGCGCTGTACGCCCGCACCGAGGAGCGCATCACCGAGCGCCTGGCGGCCGCGCCCGGCGACCGGCTCCTCGACACCCGCACCGGCGTCCTGTCCCTCGCCGACTACCTGGTCACCCGTACCGTCGAACTGGTCGTCCACACCGACGACCTGAACGCCGCCGTCCCCGGCCTCGACATCCCGTACGAGCGGCAGGCCCTCGCCGCCTGCACCCGGCTCCTCGCCGACGCGCTCGCCGTGAAGGCGCCCGGCGGTTCGACCGAGGTCCGCGTCCCGCCGTACGCCGTCGTGCAGTGCGTGGAGGGCCCCCGGCACACCCGGGGCACCCCGCCCAACGTCGTCGAGACCGACCCGCTGACCTGGATCCGGCTCGCGACCGGCCGCCTCACCTGGCGGGACGCCCTCGCGGAGGCCAAGGTCAGCGCGAGCGGCGAGCGCGCCGACCTGGGCGCCCTGCTGCCCCTCATGGGCTGA